In Rattus norvegicus strain BN/NHsdMcwi chromosome 3, GRCr8, whole genome shotgun sequence, a genomic segment contains:
- the Kiaa1755 gene encoding uncharacterized protein KIAA1755 homolog isoform X3 — MDPSALDMAIQHALAGLYPPFEATAPTVLGQVFRLLDSDFRGDGLSFLLDFLIPAKRLCEQVREAACALYTHCLFLHEGWPLCLRDEVVVHLAPLNPLLLRQGDFYLQVEPWEEQSVHMTLKCLSSDLREVDKKPIPESFYSLIFTPEWLEAINNDFEGRPLHNCLVASENGITPVPWTRITSPEFVDDKPPIVKVPSSDGDSCPLEGLHLSSPQEPYQASDFGSKGSVTQSWDKDKGKLSGDKYPGLIKVEPARSGQMAFKIDSEASQGLEGDYVALLGFPQEFRGPSPDSKVVTRSRTKGTPLLGRVPPLSGPPEALPLGRWPSAKPAGSGEKLCSGGSRKKARHKAFGNSAVQQPQQPHASVPEKLLACTSGLVEDIEEEPAASKMQRPLGMPEAMVQLRPGPRQAFSPLLSSAGPVAPASETNTEETTPGHGGASKPEDCLSKNISGHGSPAPGLQFSYLKEQRAPLGNPEKGQLTKPWKALCPLNSLQPCGAKAPGKDGTTLPTTSGSGTLSGEPPGFRRDSAGLPGGGLRLEECSRPKPRIVTLGVKLLHSRIACLPGGRDKVGRPLLLVSTAEEAWEAPWCTASEVAELLSYLCSVPRLEDKAKGLLVVIDARKGPPRPGLVIALQSIQALPPASISKVLLLGEKASILQLPVRSVQVEVLTSLKALRNHVDPNQLPEALEGPFPYHHSEWVQFFQKLDPFLTDLHQASALLQASIQEFEKGEPPGGVEEATRCLSKSKELMESVLRDPGLLALQREGGTTLASLQQEASGLNANPDVRDHLMEAAALYNLVDDQLHVLVTASNQLLRRLELRVRLGHLETAIHQVSDWMRGEGSRCLQALAPVNVCAGTVEKVHADFEDFFLQVAAQYRQGLELSKQVAQLGTAEEGAGETELPDLVAFASTQQAFQARLTHFYMAAERQRTDLETLLHLHRFRRKMSRFHTDCKDLLTQLSLGKAVKASPGDQIHLRLHCYLKRLASEFQTEKLLAMKLQVASLSQPGLGQELWEEAWERHQKIQNLLRKALAYCPCPEVPAAYSAHIDQSRPAAKGQGLPREVGSKWDRSLQDILAVDRVLKSQRSPRAPQGEQNRNMWAGLLSPEPGQSVDPEEGRGAPKLPDPTLERLLASLFSWPHLPKQRKASRLTGGSFSSEGTDSQTSLEDSPHTSPPASL, encoded by the exons ATG GACCCTTCAGCCCTTGACATGGCCATCCAGCATGCACTGGCAGGGCTCTACCCGCCTTTTGAAGCCACTGCCCCCACTGTCCTGGGTCAAGTGTTCCGACTCCTGGACTCTGACTTCCGGGGAGATGGGCTGAGCTTCCTCTTGGATTTCCTCATCCCTGCCAAGCGTCTGTGTGAGCAAGTGCGGGAAGCAGCCTGC gcccTCTATACGCACTGCCTCTTCCTGCATGAGGGCTGGCCGTTGTGTCTGCGGGATGAGGTCGTGGTACACCTGGCACCACTCAACCCGCTCCTGCTACGTCAGGGTGATTTCTACCTTCAAGTAGAGCCCTGGGAGGAGCAGTCTGTCCACATGACGCTCAAGTGTCTCTCCTCAGACCTCCGTGAGGTAGACAAGAAGCCTATTCCTGAGTCCTTCTACTCTCTGATTTTCACCCCAGAATGGTTGGAGGCCATCAACAATGACTTTGAGGGACGCCCCTTACACAACTGTCTCGTGGCTTCAGAAAATGGCATCACACCTGTGCCTTGGACCAGGATTACCAGTCCAGAGTTTGTAGATGACAAACCCCCAATAGTGAAGGTCCCTTCCTCAGACGGGGACTCCTGTCCACTAGAAGGCCTCCATCTGAGCAGCCCCCAGGAGCCATACCAGGCTAGTGACTTTGGCAGCAAGGGGTCTGTGACCCAGAGCTGGGATAAGGATAAAGGGAAGTTGTCTGGGGACAAGTATCCAGGGCTCATCAAGGTGGAGCCAGCAAGGTCAGGACAGATGGCCTTCAAGATAGACagtgaggccagccagggcctgGAGGGGGACTATGTGGCTCTCCTGGGCTTTCCCCAAGAGTTTAGAGGGCCATCTCCAGACAGCAAGGTAGTGACAAGATCCAGAACTAAGGGGACACCTTTGCTTGGAAGGGTCCCACCTCTCTCAGGGCCCCCTGAGGCACTTCCCTTGGGAAGATGGCCAAGTGCAAAGCCAGCAGGCTCAGGGGAGAAGCTCTGTAGTGGGGGCTCAAGGAAAAAGGCCAGACATAAAGCATTTGGCAACTCTGCAGTTCAACAGCCCCAGCAGCCCCATGCTAGCGTCCCGGAGAAGCTGCTGGCCTGTACTTCTGGCCTGGtggaagacattgaagaagaacCAGCAGCCTCCAAGATGCAAAGGCCTTTGGGAATGCCAGAAGCCATGGTTCAGCTCAGGCCTGGGCCAAGACAAGCATTCTCTCCCCTCCTGTCTTCAGCTGGCCCTGTAGCCCCAGCGTCTGAGACAAACACAGAGGAGACCACACCAGGACATGGCGGAGCTTCCAAGCCTGAGGACTGCCTCAGTAAGAACATCTCAGGCCACGGGTCCCCAGCTCCTGGGCTCCAGTTCTCCTACTTGAAAGAACAGCGGGCACCTCTTGGGAACCCCGAGAAGGGCCAGCTCACCAAGCCTTGGAAGGCCCTGTGCCCCCTCAACTCTCTGCAGCCTTGCGGAGCCAAGGCCCCAGGAAAAG ATGGAACAACTCTCCCCACAACATCTGGCTCAGGCACACTGTCTGGGGAGCCGCCTGGCTTCCGGAGAGATTCTGCAGGTCTCCCAGGAGGAGGACTTCGCCTGGAGGAGTGTTCTAGGCCCAAGCCCAGGATTGTGACTCTGGGAGTCAAGCTTCTCCACTCCAGGATAGCCTGCCTGCCAG GAGGAAGGGACAAGGTGGGGCGGCCACTGCTTCTGGTGTCCACTGCGGAGGAAGCCTGGGAGGCACCATGGTGTACTGCCTCGGAGGTCGCAGAGTTGCTCTCCTACTTATGCAGTGTTCCCAG ATTGGAAGATAAAGCCAAGGGGCTGCTGGTGGTGATTGATGCCAGGAAAGGGCCCCCGAGACCTGGTCTGGTCATCGCCCTGCAGAGCATACAG GCTCTGCCTCCGGCCTCCATCAGTAAAGTGCTCCTCCTGGGGGAGAAGGCGTCCATTCTCCAGTTACCTGTACGCTCTGTCCAG GTGGAGGTACTGACCTCACTGAAGGCTCTCAGAAACCACGTGGACCCTAACCAGCTGCCGGAGGCTCTGGAGGGCCCCTTTCCCTACCACCACAGCGAATGGGTGCAGTTCTTCCAG AAGCTGGACCCGTTCCTCACTGACCTTCACCAGGCCTCAGCCCTGCTTCAGGCTTCCATCCAAGAGTTTGAGAAGGGTGAACCCCCTGGTGGGGTGGAG GAGGCTACCAGGTGTCTGAGCAAGTCCAAGGAACTGATGGAATCTGTGCTGAGGGACCCGGGCCTGCTGGCCCTCCAGAGGGAAGGTGGAACTACCCTGGCCAGCTTGCAGCAGGAGGCCAGCGGGCTAAATGCTAACCCTGATGTCAG GGACCATCTGATGGAGGCTGCTGCCCTGTACAACCTTGTGGACGATCAGCTTCATGTCTTGGTCACTGCGTCCAATCAGCTCCTCCGAAGGCTGGAACTCCGTGTCCGCCTGGGCCACCTGGAAACTGCCATCCACCAG GTCAGTGACTGGATGCGGGGAGAAGGCAGCCGGTGTCTGCAGGCGCTTGCTCCTGTTAATGTATGTGCAGGGACAGTGGAGAAAGTCCATGCCGACTTTGAGGATTTCTTCCTGCAGGTTGCG GCCCAGTATCGCCAGGGCCTGGAACTGTCCAAGCAGGTGGCCCAGCTGGGCACTGCGGAGGAAGGGGCAGGAGAGACAGAGCTCCCAGACCTGGTAGCCTTCGCCTCCACCCAGCAGGCCTTCCAAGCCAGGCTGACACACTTCTACATGGCAGCCGAGAGGCAGCGCACTGACCTGGAGACCCTGCTCCATCTCCACCGCTTCAGAAGGAAG ATGTCCCGGTTCCACACGGACTGCAAGGACCTGCTAACCCAGCTCAGTCTGGGCAAGGCTGTGAAGGCCAGCCCTGGGGACCAGATCCACCTCCGCCTCCACTGCTACCTGAAGCGTCTGGCTTCCGAGTTCCAGACGGAGAAACTCCTGGCCATGAAGCTGCAGGTGGCTTCCCTGAGCCAGCCGGGCCTGGGCCAGGAGTTGTGGGAAGAGGCCTGGGAGCGACACCAGAAGATCCAGAACTTGCTGAGGAAGGCGCTAGCCTACTGCCCGTGCCCAGAGGTCCCTGCTGCCTACTCGGCGCACATCGATCAAAGCAGGCCAGCAGCTAAGGGTCAGGGTCTGCCTAGAGAAGTGGGTTCCAAATGGGACAGGTCTCTACAGGACATTCTTGCTGTGGATCGAGTGTTAAAATCCCAGCGGTCTCCCCGGGCCCCTCAAGGGGAGCAGAACAGAAACATGTGGGCAGGTCTGCTATCCCCAGAACCTGGCCAGTCTGTGGACCCTGAGGAAGGCAGAGGTGCCCCCAAGCTCCCTGATCCCACCCTGGAACGGCTCCTTGCCTCCCTCTTCTCCTGGCCACACCTTCCCAAGCAGAGAAAGGCCTCCCGTCTGACTGGGGGCAGCTTTTCCTCGGAAGGAACAGACTCACAGACATCCCTGGAGGACTCGCCCCACACAAGCCCTCCTGCGTCCCTCTAA
- the Kiaa1755 gene encoding uncharacterized protein KIAA1755 homolog isoform X1 has product MVTPSWAWTTSLCWILSRTIPRDPSALDMAIQHALAGLYPPFEATAPTVLGQVFRLLDSDFRGDGLSFLLDFLIPAKRLCEQVREAACALYTHCLFLHEGWPLCLRDEVVVHLAPLNPLLLRQGDFYLQVEPWEEQSVHMTLKCLSSDLREVDKKPIPESFYSLIFTPEWLEAINNDFEGRPLHNCLVASENGITPVPWTRITSPEFVDDKPPIVKVPSSDGDSCPLEGLHLSSPQEPYQASDFGSKGSVTQSWDKDKGKLSGDKYPGLIKVEPARSGQMAFKIDSEASQGLEGDYVALLGFPQEFRGPSPDSKVVTRSRTKGTPLLGRVPPLSGPPEALPLGRWPSAKPAGSGEKLCSGGSRKKARHKAFGNSAVQQPQQPHASVPEKLLACTSGLVEDIEEEPAASKMQRPLGMPEAMVQLRPGPRQAFSPLLSSAGPVAPASETNTEETTPGHGGASKPEDCLSKNISGHGSPAPGLQFSYLKEQRAPLGNPEKGQLTKPWKALCPLNSLQPCGAKAPGKDGTTLPTTSGSGTLSGEPPGFRRDSAGLPGGGLRLEECSRPKPRIVTLGVKLLHSRIACLPGGRDKVGRPLLLVSTAEEAWEAPWCTASEVAELLSYLCSVPRLEDKAKGLLVVIDARKGPPRPGLVIALQSIQALPPASISKVLLLGEKASILQLPVRSVQVEVLTSLKALRNHVDPNQLPEALEGPFPYHHSEWVQFFQKLDPFLTDLHQASALLQASIQEFEKGEPPGGVEEATRCLSKSKELMESVLRDPGLLALQREGGTTLASLQQEASGLNANPDVRDHLMEAAALYNLVDDQLHVLVTASNQLLRRLELRVRLGHLETAIHQVSDWMRGEGSRCLQALAPVNVCAGTVEKVHADFEDFFLQVAAQYRQGLELSKQVAQLGTAEEGAGETELPDLVAFASTQQAFQARLTHFYMAAERQRTDLETLLHLHRFRRKMSRFHTDCKDLLTQLSLGKAVKASPGDQIHLRLHCYLKRLASEFQTEKLLAMKLQVASLSQPGLGQELWEEAWERHQKIQNLLRKALAYCPCPEVPAAYSAHIDQSRPAAKGQGLPREVGSKWDRSLQDILAVDRVLKSQRSPRAPQGEQNRNMWAGLLSPEPGQSVDPEEGRGAPKLPDPTLERLLASLFSWPHLPKQRKASRLTGGSFSSEGTDSQTSLEDSPHTSPPASL; this is encoded by the exons ATGGTAACGCCCTCCTGGGCCTGGACCACCTCACTCTGCTGGATTCTCTCCCGCACAAttcccagg GACCCTTCAGCCCTTGACATGGCCATCCAGCATGCACTGGCAGGGCTCTACCCGCCTTTTGAAGCCACTGCCCCCACTGTCCTGGGTCAAGTGTTCCGACTCCTGGACTCTGACTTCCGGGGAGATGGGCTGAGCTTCCTCTTGGATTTCCTCATCCCTGCCAAGCGTCTGTGTGAGCAAGTGCGGGAAGCAGCCTGC gcccTCTATACGCACTGCCTCTTCCTGCATGAGGGCTGGCCGTTGTGTCTGCGGGATGAGGTCGTGGTACACCTGGCACCACTCAACCCGCTCCTGCTACGTCAGGGTGATTTCTACCTTCAAGTAGAGCCCTGGGAGGAGCAGTCTGTCCACATGACGCTCAAGTGTCTCTCCTCAGACCTCCGTGAGGTAGACAAGAAGCCTATTCCTGAGTCCTTCTACTCTCTGATTTTCACCCCAGAATGGTTGGAGGCCATCAACAATGACTTTGAGGGACGCCCCTTACACAACTGTCTCGTGGCTTCAGAAAATGGCATCACACCTGTGCCTTGGACCAGGATTACCAGTCCAGAGTTTGTAGATGACAAACCCCCAATAGTGAAGGTCCCTTCCTCAGACGGGGACTCCTGTCCACTAGAAGGCCTCCATCTGAGCAGCCCCCAGGAGCCATACCAGGCTAGTGACTTTGGCAGCAAGGGGTCTGTGACCCAGAGCTGGGATAAGGATAAAGGGAAGTTGTCTGGGGACAAGTATCCAGGGCTCATCAAGGTGGAGCCAGCAAGGTCAGGACAGATGGCCTTCAAGATAGACagtgaggccagccagggcctgGAGGGGGACTATGTGGCTCTCCTGGGCTTTCCCCAAGAGTTTAGAGGGCCATCTCCAGACAGCAAGGTAGTGACAAGATCCAGAACTAAGGGGACACCTTTGCTTGGAAGGGTCCCACCTCTCTCAGGGCCCCCTGAGGCACTTCCCTTGGGAAGATGGCCAAGTGCAAAGCCAGCAGGCTCAGGGGAGAAGCTCTGTAGTGGGGGCTCAAGGAAAAAGGCCAGACATAAAGCATTTGGCAACTCTGCAGTTCAACAGCCCCAGCAGCCCCATGCTAGCGTCCCGGAGAAGCTGCTGGCCTGTACTTCTGGCCTGGtggaagacattgaagaagaacCAGCAGCCTCCAAGATGCAAAGGCCTTTGGGAATGCCAGAAGCCATGGTTCAGCTCAGGCCTGGGCCAAGACAAGCATTCTCTCCCCTCCTGTCTTCAGCTGGCCCTGTAGCCCCAGCGTCTGAGACAAACACAGAGGAGACCACACCAGGACATGGCGGAGCTTCCAAGCCTGAGGACTGCCTCAGTAAGAACATCTCAGGCCACGGGTCCCCAGCTCCTGGGCTCCAGTTCTCCTACTTGAAAGAACAGCGGGCACCTCTTGGGAACCCCGAGAAGGGCCAGCTCACCAAGCCTTGGAAGGCCCTGTGCCCCCTCAACTCTCTGCAGCCTTGCGGAGCCAAGGCCCCAGGAAAAG ATGGAACAACTCTCCCCACAACATCTGGCTCAGGCACACTGTCTGGGGAGCCGCCTGGCTTCCGGAGAGATTCTGCAGGTCTCCCAGGAGGAGGACTTCGCCTGGAGGAGTGTTCTAGGCCCAAGCCCAGGATTGTGACTCTGGGAGTCAAGCTTCTCCACTCCAGGATAGCCTGCCTGCCAG GAGGAAGGGACAAGGTGGGGCGGCCACTGCTTCTGGTGTCCACTGCGGAGGAAGCCTGGGAGGCACCATGGTGTACTGCCTCGGAGGTCGCAGAGTTGCTCTCCTACTTATGCAGTGTTCCCAG ATTGGAAGATAAAGCCAAGGGGCTGCTGGTGGTGATTGATGCCAGGAAAGGGCCCCCGAGACCTGGTCTGGTCATCGCCCTGCAGAGCATACAG GCTCTGCCTCCGGCCTCCATCAGTAAAGTGCTCCTCCTGGGGGAGAAGGCGTCCATTCTCCAGTTACCTGTACGCTCTGTCCAG GTGGAGGTACTGACCTCACTGAAGGCTCTCAGAAACCACGTGGACCCTAACCAGCTGCCGGAGGCTCTGGAGGGCCCCTTTCCCTACCACCACAGCGAATGGGTGCAGTTCTTCCAG AAGCTGGACCCGTTCCTCACTGACCTTCACCAGGCCTCAGCCCTGCTTCAGGCTTCCATCCAAGAGTTTGAGAAGGGTGAACCCCCTGGTGGGGTGGAG GAGGCTACCAGGTGTCTGAGCAAGTCCAAGGAACTGATGGAATCTGTGCTGAGGGACCCGGGCCTGCTGGCCCTCCAGAGGGAAGGTGGAACTACCCTGGCCAGCTTGCAGCAGGAGGCCAGCGGGCTAAATGCTAACCCTGATGTCAG GGACCATCTGATGGAGGCTGCTGCCCTGTACAACCTTGTGGACGATCAGCTTCATGTCTTGGTCACTGCGTCCAATCAGCTCCTCCGAAGGCTGGAACTCCGTGTCCGCCTGGGCCACCTGGAAACTGCCATCCACCAG GTCAGTGACTGGATGCGGGGAGAAGGCAGCCGGTGTCTGCAGGCGCTTGCTCCTGTTAATGTATGTGCAGGGACAGTGGAGAAAGTCCATGCCGACTTTGAGGATTTCTTCCTGCAGGTTGCG GCCCAGTATCGCCAGGGCCTGGAACTGTCCAAGCAGGTGGCCCAGCTGGGCACTGCGGAGGAAGGGGCAGGAGAGACAGAGCTCCCAGACCTGGTAGCCTTCGCCTCCACCCAGCAGGCCTTCCAAGCCAGGCTGACACACTTCTACATGGCAGCCGAGAGGCAGCGCACTGACCTGGAGACCCTGCTCCATCTCCACCGCTTCAGAAGGAAG ATGTCCCGGTTCCACACGGACTGCAAGGACCTGCTAACCCAGCTCAGTCTGGGCAAGGCTGTGAAGGCCAGCCCTGGGGACCAGATCCACCTCCGCCTCCACTGCTACCTGAAGCGTCTGGCTTCCGAGTTCCAGACGGAGAAACTCCTGGCCATGAAGCTGCAGGTGGCTTCCCTGAGCCAGCCGGGCCTGGGCCAGGAGTTGTGGGAAGAGGCCTGGGAGCGACACCAGAAGATCCAGAACTTGCTGAGGAAGGCGCTAGCCTACTGCCCGTGCCCAGAGGTCCCTGCTGCCTACTCGGCGCACATCGATCAAAGCAGGCCAGCAGCTAAGGGTCAGGGTCTGCCTAGAGAAGTGGGTTCCAAATGGGACAGGTCTCTACAGGACATTCTTGCTGTGGATCGAGTGTTAAAATCCCAGCGGTCTCCCCGGGCCCCTCAAGGGGAGCAGAACAGAAACATGTGGGCAGGTCTGCTATCCCCAGAACCTGGCCAGTCTGTGGACCCTGAGGAAGGCAGAGGTGCCCCCAAGCTCCCTGATCCCACCCTGGAACGGCTCCTTGCCTCCCTCTTCTCCTGGCCACACCTTCCCAAGCAGAGAAAGGCCTCCCGTCTGACTGGGGGCAGCTTTTCCTCGGAAGGAACAGACTCACAGACATCCCTGGAGGACTCGCCCCACACAAGCCCTCCTGCGTCCCTCTAA
- the Kiaa1755 gene encoding uncharacterized protein KIAA1755 homolog isoform X2 yields the protein MAGSEAGGRLGAEDPSALDMAIQHALAGLYPPFEATAPTVLGQVFRLLDSDFRGDGLSFLLDFLIPAKRLCEQVREAACALYTHCLFLHEGWPLCLRDEVVVHLAPLNPLLLRQGDFYLQVEPWEEQSVHMTLKCLSSDLREVDKKPIPESFYSLIFTPEWLEAINNDFEGRPLHNCLVASENGITPVPWTRITSPEFVDDKPPIVKVPSSDGDSCPLEGLHLSSPQEPYQASDFGSKGSVTQSWDKDKGKLSGDKYPGLIKVEPARSGQMAFKIDSEASQGLEGDYVALLGFPQEFRGPSPDSKVVTRSRTKGTPLLGRVPPLSGPPEALPLGRWPSAKPAGSGEKLCSGGSRKKARHKAFGNSAVQQPQQPHASVPEKLLACTSGLVEDIEEEPAASKMQRPLGMPEAMVQLRPGPRQAFSPLLSSAGPVAPASETNTEETTPGHGGASKPEDCLSKNISGHGSPAPGLQFSYLKEQRAPLGNPEKGQLTKPWKALCPLNSLQPCGAKAPGKDGTTLPTTSGSGTLSGEPPGFRRDSAGLPGGGLRLEECSRPKPRIVTLGVKLLHSRIACLPGGRDKVGRPLLLVSTAEEAWEAPWCTASEVAELLSYLCSVPRLEDKAKGLLVVIDARKGPPRPGLVIALQSIQALPPASISKVLLLGEKASILQLPVRSVQVEVLTSLKALRNHVDPNQLPEALEGPFPYHHSEWVQFFQKLDPFLTDLHQASALLQASIQEFEKGEPPGGVEEATRCLSKSKELMESVLRDPGLLALQREGGTTLASLQQEASGLNANPDVRDHLMEAAALYNLVDDQLHVLVTASNQLLRRLELRVRLGHLETAIHQVSDWMRGEGSRCLQALAPVNVCAGTVEKVHADFEDFFLQVAAQYRQGLELSKQVAQLGTAEEGAGETELPDLVAFASTQQAFQARLTHFYMAAERQRTDLETLLHLHRFRRKMSRFHTDCKDLLTQLSLGKAVKASPGDQIHLRLHCYLKRLASEFQTEKLLAMKLQVASLSQPGLGQELWEEAWERHQKIQNLLRKALAYCPCPEVPAAYSAHIDQSRPAAKGQGLPREVGSKWDRSLQDILAVDRVLKSQRSPRAPQGEQNRNMWAGLLSPEPGQSVDPEEGRGAPKLPDPTLERLLASLFSWPHLPKQRKASRLTGGSFSSEGTDSQTSLEDSPHTSPPASL from the exons ATGGCAGGTAGCGAGGCAGGAGGCAGGCTTGGTGCTGAG GACCCTTCAGCCCTTGACATGGCCATCCAGCATGCACTGGCAGGGCTCTACCCGCCTTTTGAAGCCACTGCCCCCACTGTCCTGGGTCAAGTGTTCCGACTCCTGGACTCTGACTTCCGGGGAGATGGGCTGAGCTTCCTCTTGGATTTCCTCATCCCTGCCAAGCGTCTGTGTGAGCAAGTGCGGGAAGCAGCCTGC gcccTCTATACGCACTGCCTCTTCCTGCATGAGGGCTGGCCGTTGTGTCTGCGGGATGAGGTCGTGGTACACCTGGCACCACTCAACCCGCTCCTGCTACGTCAGGGTGATTTCTACCTTCAAGTAGAGCCCTGGGAGGAGCAGTCTGTCCACATGACGCTCAAGTGTCTCTCCTCAGACCTCCGTGAGGTAGACAAGAAGCCTATTCCTGAGTCCTTCTACTCTCTGATTTTCACCCCAGAATGGTTGGAGGCCATCAACAATGACTTTGAGGGACGCCCCTTACACAACTGTCTCGTGGCTTCAGAAAATGGCATCACACCTGTGCCTTGGACCAGGATTACCAGTCCAGAGTTTGTAGATGACAAACCCCCAATAGTGAAGGTCCCTTCCTCAGACGGGGACTCCTGTCCACTAGAAGGCCTCCATCTGAGCAGCCCCCAGGAGCCATACCAGGCTAGTGACTTTGGCAGCAAGGGGTCTGTGACCCAGAGCTGGGATAAGGATAAAGGGAAGTTGTCTGGGGACAAGTATCCAGGGCTCATCAAGGTGGAGCCAGCAAGGTCAGGACAGATGGCCTTCAAGATAGACagtgaggccagccagggcctgGAGGGGGACTATGTGGCTCTCCTGGGCTTTCCCCAAGAGTTTAGAGGGCCATCTCCAGACAGCAAGGTAGTGACAAGATCCAGAACTAAGGGGACACCTTTGCTTGGAAGGGTCCCACCTCTCTCAGGGCCCCCTGAGGCACTTCCCTTGGGAAGATGGCCAAGTGCAAAGCCAGCAGGCTCAGGGGAGAAGCTCTGTAGTGGGGGCTCAAGGAAAAAGGCCAGACATAAAGCATTTGGCAACTCTGCAGTTCAACAGCCCCAGCAGCCCCATGCTAGCGTCCCGGAGAAGCTGCTGGCCTGTACTTCTGGCCTGGtggaagacattgaagaagaacCAGCAGCCTCCAAGATGCAAAGGCCTTTGGGAATGCCAGAAGCCATGGTTCAGCTCAGGCCTGGGCCAAGACAAGCATTCTCTCCCCTCCTGTCTTCAGCTGGCCCTGTAGCCCCAGCGTCTGAGACAAACACAGAGGAGACCACACCAGGACATGGCGGAGCTTCCAAGCCTGAGGACTGCCTCAGTAAGAACATCTCAGGCCACGGGTCCCCAGCTCCTGGGCTCCAGTTCTCCTACTTGAAAGAACAGCGGGCACCTCTTGGGAACCCCGAGAAGGGCCAGCTCACCAAGCCTTGGAAGGCCCTGTGCCCCCTCAACTCTCTGCAGCCTTGCGGAGCCAAGGCCCCAGGAAAAG ATGGAACAACTCTCCCCACAACATCTGGCTCAGGCACACTGTCTGGGGAGCCGCCTGGCTTCCGGAGAGATTCTGCAGGTCTCCCAGGAGGAGGACTTCGCCTGGAGGAGTGTTCTAGGCCCAAGCCCAGGATTGTGACTCTGGGAGTCAAGCTTCTCCACTCCAGGATAGCCTGCCTGCCAG GAGGAAGGGACAAGGTGGGGCGGCCACTGCTTCTGGTGTCCACTGCGGAGGAAGCCTGGGAGGCACCATGGTGTACTGCCTCGGAGGTCGCAGAGTTGCTCTCCTACTTATGCAGTGTTCCCAG ATTGGAAGATAAAGCCAAGGGGCTGCTGGTGGTGATTGATGCCAGGAAAGGGCCCCCGAGACCTGGTCTGGTCATCGCCCTGCAGAGCATACAG GCTCTGCCTCCGGCCTCCATCAGTAAAGTGCTCCTCCTGGGGGAGAAGGCGTCCATTCTCCAGTTACCTGTACGCTCTGTCCAG GTGGAGGTACTGACCTCACTGAAGGCTCTCAGAAACCACGTGGACCCTAACCAGCTGCCGGAGGCTCTGGAGGGCCCCTTTCCCTACCACCACAGCGAATGGGTGCAGTTCTTCCAG AAGCTGGACCCGTTCCTCACTGACCTTCACCAGGCCTCAGCCCTGCTTCAGGCTTCCATCCAAGAGTTTGAGAAGGGTGAACCCCCTGGTGGGGTGGAG GAGGCTACCAGGTGTCTGAGCAAGTCCAAGGAACTGATGGAATCTGTGCTGAGGGACCCGGGCCTGCTGGCCCTCCAGAGGGAAGGTGGAACTACCCTGGCCAGCTTGCAGCAGGAGGCCAGCGGGCTAAATGCTAACCCTGATGTCAG GGACCATCTGATGGAGGCTGCTGCCCTGTACAACCTTGTGGACGATCAGCTTCATGTCTTGGTCACTGCGTCCAATCAGCTCCTCCGAAGGCTGGAACTCCGTGTCCGCCTGGGCCACCTGGAAACTGCCATCCACCAG GTCAGTGACTGGATGCGGGGAGAAGGCAGCCGGTGTCTGCAGGCGCTTGCTCCTGTTAATGTATGTGCAGGGACAGTGGAGAAAGTCCATGCCGACTTTGAGGATTTCTTCCTGCAGGTTGCG GCCCAGTATCGCCAGGGCCTGGAACTGTCCAAGCAGGTGGCCCAGCTGGGCACTGCGGAGGAAGGGGCAGGAGAGACAGAGCTCCCAGACCTGGTAGCCTTCGCCTCCACCCAGCAGGCCTTCCAAGCCAGGCTGACACACTTCTACATGGCAGCCGAGAGGCAGCGCACTGACCTGGAGACCCTGCTCCATCTCCACCGCTTCAGAAGGAAG ATGTCCCGGTTCCACACGGACTGCAAGGACCTGCTAACCCAGCTCAGTCTGGGCAAGGCTGTGAAGGCCAGCCCTGGGGACCAGATCCACCTCCGCCTCCACTGCTACCTGAAGCGTCTGGCTTCCGAGTTCCAGACGGAGAAACTCCTGGCCATGAAGCTGCAGGTGGCTTCCCTGAGCCAGCCGGGCCTGGGCCAGGAGTTGTGGGAAGAGGCCTGGGAGCGACACCAGAAGATCCAGAACTTGCTGAGGAAGGCGCTAGCCTACTGCCCGTGCCCAGAGGTCCCTGCTGCCTACTCGGCGCACATCGATCAAAGCAGGCCAGCAGCTAAGGGTCAGGGTCTGCCTAGAGAAGTGGGTTCCAAATGGGACAGGTCTCTACAGGACATTCTTGCTGTGGATCGAGTGTTAAAATCCCAGCGGTCTCCCCGGGCCCCTCAAGGGGAGCAGAACAGAAACATGTGGGCAGGTCTGCTATCCCCAGAACCTGGCCAGTCTGTGGACCCTGAGGAAGGCAGAGGTGCCCCCAAGCTCCCTGATCCCACCCTGGAACGGCTCCTTGCCTCCCTCTTCTCCTGGCCACACCTTCCCAAGCAGAGAAAGGCCTCCCGTCTGACTGGGGGCAGCTTTTCCTCGGAAGGAACAGACTCACAGACATCCCTGGAGGACTCGCCCCACACAAGCCCTCCTGCGTCCCTCTAA